TTCGTTGATACATTTATCATCTTTATCTAATACTCCATCACCATCTGTATCTGGCCAAGGACATCCATTATTTGCAGCTGGACCTGAAGTAGAAGGACATTTATCGTCTTTATCTACAACTCCATCTCCATCTGTATCTGGACAACCTTTATTTGCTTTTGTTCCTTTTTCATTAGGACACATATCATCTTTATCAGCAATTCCATCTCCATCTGAGTCTGGACAACCATTCATAGCAGCTAAACCTGCAGTGTAAGGACAAGCATCGTCAGAATCTTTAATTCCATCATTATCTGCATCTGGACATCCATTAAACTCAACTAAACCAGCTTCGTTTGGACACTCATCATTTTTATCATAAACACCATCACCATCTGTATCTTTTCCTCCAAACTGTACAACTAAACCTAAAGAAGTTTGATAATGTGCTCTAACTTTGTCAGAAAAACCCTTTAAGGTACCCGTTTGAAAAGTTAAACCCAAATTATCATTAAACCAAGCGTTAAAACCTAAACCTCCGTTAATCATTCCTTCTCCACTAGAATCCATAGATGCATAAGCACCACCTAAATAAACAAAAGGATCAAACCAACCTGTTTCACCAACTAGTCTATTTACATCATACTTCACATTAGCTCCTACATTGTAATATAAAAAATCTGAATCACCATCAGTCACAACATGATCAATCTTACTAAAAGACCCTGCTAATTGCAAAGTGAACCCTTTATCTAAATATTTTTCTGCTGATATTCTAGATATCGTGGGTACAAAATTCCAATCACTATTCCCTAGTAAATCTTTAACCTGATCGCTAAAATCATTACCATTGTAGAAATCTATAATATTTACTCCAAAACTAGCAGCCCAAGGGTTGTTTTCATCCTGTGCGTTCACGCTGTTAACCGCTACAAACGCAAATAAAGCTATCACAGCTATTTTTAATCGTTTCATTATCAAATTTTTAAATTAAAAGTTCGTTATTGTAATACGCAAAAGTAAAGTCTTCTTTTGTATTAACAAAGACAAATCTACGAAATATTCACATAATAACAAGTTTTTATCAATTCTAAATTACTTTTAACTCCTTTCCTACTTCAATAAATGCAGAAATTGCCTTATCTAAATGCTCTTTTGTATGTGCTGCAGACAATTGTACTCTAATCCTTGCTTTTCCTTTTGGCACTACAGGAAAAAAGAAACCAATGACATAAATTCCTTTTTCTAATAATTTATTTGCCATTGTTTGCGATAATTTTGCATCATATAACATCACAGGAACTATAGCTGCATCTGCTCCAACCAAATCGAAACCTGCTTTTTCCATCTCTGCTCTAAAATAATTGGTATTCCATTCTAGCTGATCTCTTAAAGTGGTGTCATCAGCAATTAAATCAAAAACTTTTAAAGAAGCACCTACAATTGTTGGCGCTAATGAATTTGAAAACAAATAAGGTCTAGAACGTTGGCGTAAAATTTCAATAATTTCTTTTTTACCAGTTGTATATCCACCCATTGCTCCACCAAGAGCTTTCCCTAAAGTTCCTGTAACAATATCAACTCTATCCATTACATTCTTTAGCTCTACAGTTCCTCTTCCTGTTTTACCAATAAAACCTGTAGCATGGCATTCATCAACCATTACTAAAGCATCATATTTATCTGCTAAATCACAAATCTCATCTAATTTAGCGACAATTCCATCCATAGAAAAAACACCATCAGTAACAATTAATTTAAAACGATGGTTATTTTTATTAGCTTCAATTAATTGTTCTTCAAGAGAGGCCATATCATTATTATTATATCTGTAACGTCCTGCTTTGCACAAACGAACTCCATCAATAATAGAAGCATGATTTAGACTATCAGAAATTATAGCATCATCTTTTGTTAATAAAGGCTCAAAAATTCCTCCATTGGCATCAAAACAAGCAGCATATAAAATAGTATCGTCTGTTGTATAAAATTCTGCAATTTTTTGTTCTAATTGCTTATGAATATCTTGTGTTCCGCAAATAAAACGAACTGAAGACATTCCAAATCCATGAGAATCTAAGGTGTCTTTTGCAGCTTGAATTACTTCTGGATGATTAGACAATCCTAAATAATTATTGGCACAAAAGTTTATAACTTCTTCTCCTGTTGAGATTTTTATAACTGCATCTTGAGACGATGTTATAATTCTTTCAGATTTATATAAACCATCATCTTTAATTTCTTGAAGTTCTTTTGTTAAGGTATCTTTAATTTTTCCGTACATTTTTTATCGATTTAAGAAACACAAAGTTACAAAGTTTAATTTTTCTGATTATACTTCAACAACATCTATTTCTTGATTTATATAAATTAATATTTTTTTGATCACTTTAAAATCCATCGATTTTAAAACTTTTTCGTATCTTAAAAGTTGCTGATGATGCTCATTTGAAGGATTTCCTGTTTTGTAATCCATAATTACAACTTCATTATCATCATTAAAAACCAATCTATCAGGAATTAAAATCTGGTTATCTACATCTACAATTTCTCTTTCATTGTATATAATAACCTTTTCAGAGAAATACGTTTTTAATTTTTGATGATGTACAACTGCACCAATCTTGTCTTTTATTTCTTTAGATTGCTCTAAATTCATAAAACCTTGTTGATGAAATTGGTCAACAACTTTATTAATATTATTTTTTGTGATAATTTTTGATAAAATTTCATGAATTAAATTTCCGAAATTAATAGCTTCTCCTTGACTTGTATCCCATAATTTCGATGCACCAGCCAATAAAACCACATTGTGTTCTTGCCAAGGTGTAGATATAAATTTCTCATGAATTTCTGCGACTGATTTTAGTTCTTTTCTTTCACTTACTCTTTTATTATCGCCAAAAGAATATGCTAATTCATCATCATTCCAAAGATTTAATTGTTTTAAATAATTAATAAAAACACCCGAATAAAAATTGGTGTTTTCATCTCCTTTGGATGAGATTTTCTTTTCTGTAATAACATGTAACTGCTCTACAGCTCTTGTTAAGGAAACATATAATAAATTAAAATTATCTAATTCCATTTCTTCTCTTTGCTGATTATAAATCTGCAAACCCCTATTATTTATATGACTTAATTCCTTATTATAAGGCAACAAAAATTCTTTGAAATTATCATAATTTTCTGGCAATTCATTTACCCAAACTTTTGGATTTATTTGTCGATAAATATCAACATCACAAGGAAAAATTACCACAGGAAACTCTAAACCTTTCGATTTATGAATCGTCATAATTTGAACTGCATTTGCACTTTCTGGAGCAACAATACTTAAACTATTCTTTTTGAGTTCCCAAAAATCTAAAAAGTCGCTAACATCAATATTTTTTCTTTGTTTTTCTAAAACTACGTCTAAAAAAAACTGAACATAAGCGTCAGAAGAATTCACCAAATTGAAACCCCTCACAATTTCTTCAATTTTTTCATAAAAGGGAATTTGATGAAAAGTTTCAATCTCAAAAGAAATTCCGTAACTTTTTAAAGCTTCAAAAATTGATTTATTATCTGATTTGGCAAACTCATTCAAAAAAACATGTTTGGGTTTTTCAATTTGTAAATGTTGATGTAAAAAATATAACATTTCAAAACGAGTTTCCTCATCATTCGGATTTTGTAAAACTTTCAGAACATCAACAATAAAACAAACTTTTGGACTGTTTTGCAACAATAAAGTTTCTGATGAAATAATATCAATTCCGTTTTCTGATAGGTAATTGGCAATCGCAACTCCATCTGCTCTTTTTCTTGTTAAAATACATATTTCTCCTAAAGAAAATTCGTTTTTTAATTCGTGTATTTTCTCTAAAACTTTCATCGGATATTTTACTTTCTCATCTTCCTTTTCTTCTTCCTTATCTAAAAATGATAGCGAAACAAAGCCTCCTTTTTTAGCATTTTCTAATTGCGTATTTCCATCTAAAAATAAATTTTTATAAGACTCATTTTCAATGAAATTTGCAGTGTGTTTAAAAAACGAATTATTAAAGTTGATGACCTCAGAAAAACTCCTAAAGTTAGTTTCTAAATTTCTAATTTCTTTAGGAATTGCAAAAGGGTTTTCTTGGCTAGAACCTAACTCAATAAACTGTTCTGCTTTTCCTCCTCTCCATCTATAAATTGCCTGTTTTCCATCGCCAACCAACAACAAATTACTACTTTCTTGCGCTAAAGCATTATCAATTAAAGGAATTAAATTTTGCCATTGCAACATAGAAGTATCTTGCATTTCATCAATAAAATAATGCTGAAAACGTTGCCCAATTCTCTCGTAAATAAAAGGCGCTGGTTGCTCTTTGATGTTATCAGAAATAAGTTGATTAAACTCAGCATTTAATCTAATATTATTTTCTTCTTTTATGGTTTCTAATTCAATATTGATATTATTTAAAACCGCTAATGGAATAATGTTTTTCAAGGTTAATTTATTCATCAAAAACTGACTGTAAATCGTTTTAGATTTTTCAAATAAATTGATAATTTCTGGCACAATACTTTCGATACTTTGCGCAACTAAATCTGTCGTAGTTTTTGTGTAGTATTGATGATTATCAATCGCTTT
The DNA window shown above is from Polaribacter sp. Hel_I_88 and carries:
- a CDS encoding OmpA family protein codes for the protein MKRLKIAVIALFAFVAVNSVNAQDENNPWAASFGVNIIDFYNGNDFSDQVKDLLGNSDWNFVPTISRISAEKYLDKGFTLQLAGSFSKIDHVVTDGDSDFLYYNVGANVKYDVNRLVGETGWFDPFVYLGGAYASMDSSGEGMINGGLGFNAWFNDNLGLTFQTGTLKGFSDKVRAHYQTSLGLVVQFGGKDTDGDGVYDKNDECPNEAGLVEFNGCPDADNDGIKDSDDACPYTAGLAAMNGCPDSDGDGIADKDDMCPNEKGTKANKGCPDTDGDGVVDKDDKCPSTSGPAANNGCPWPDTDGDGVLDKDDKCINEAGPASNSGCPEDTMADKLAMLAAYTKGVLFDFDKAVVKKAAAEKLDKVYELINSTENIIYVIEGYTDSIGDAGYNKYLSERRAESVKTYLVNKGMDASKLEAVGYGESNPASTNATAEGRAENRRVVIKLNE
- the kbl gene encoding glycine C-acetyltransferase; translated protein: MYGKIKDTLTKELQEIKDDGLYKSERIITSSQDAVIKISTGEEVINFCANNYLGLSNHPEVIQAAKDTLDSHGFGMSSVRFICGTQDIHKQLEQKIAEFYTTDDTILYAACFDANGGIFEPLLTKDDAIISDSLNHASIIDGVRLCKAGRYRYNNNDMASLEEQLIEANKNNHRFKLIVTDGVFSMDGIVAKLDEICDLADKYDALVMVDECHATGFIGKTGRGTVELKNVMDRVDIVTGTLGKALGGAMGGYTTGKKEIIEILRQRSRPYLFSNSLAPTIVGASLKVFDLIADDTTLRDQLEWNTNYFRAEMEKAGFDLVGADAAIVPVMLYDAKLSQTMANKLLEKGIYVIGFFFPVVPKGKARIRVQLSAAHTKEHLDKAISAFIEVGKELKVI
- a CDS encoding exodeoxyribonuclease V subunit beta, giving the protein MQQQSTFQVYNASAGSGKTFTLVKEYLKVLLSSNDVFTFQKVLAITFTNKAAGEMKERVLANLEDFADEKENDLLSLIIKEAGLDKEVIQQRSKKILNAILQNYSAFSITTIDSFTHKIIKSFAHDLGLSLNFEVEMDAISLLNEAVDVLISKIGTDKKLTKLLIDYSLDKTDDDKSWDISRDLNDFARILLNEDDIKHFRELSKKSLEDFTSLKSKLFIHQKELKTEFKKVGEDCLGLIASHDLEHKDFMRGTIPKFFTDVHLKGFNFSYLTRSETIQKAIDNHQYYTKTTTDLVAQSIESIVPEIINLFEKSKTIYSQFLMNKLTLKNIIPLAVLNNINIELETIKEENNIRLNAEFNQLISDNIKEQPAPFIYERIGQRFQHYFIDEMQDTSMLQWQNLIPLIDNALAQESSNLLLVGDGKQAIYRWRGGKAEQFIELGSSQENPFAIPKEIRNLETNFRSFSEVINFNNSFFKHTANFIENESYKNLFLDGNTQLENAKKGGFVSLSFLDKEEEKEDEKVKYPMKVLEKIHELKNEFSLGEICILTRKRADGVAIANYLSENGIDIISSETLLLQNSPKVCFIVDVLKVLQNPNDEETRFEMLYFLHQHLQIEKPKHVFLNEFAKSDNKSIFEALKSYGISFEIETFHQIPFYEKIEEIVRGFNLVNSSDAYVQFFLDVVLEKQRKNIDVSDFLDFWELKKNSLSIVAPESANAVQIMTIHKSKGLEFPVVIFPCDVDIYRQINPKVWVNELPENYDNFKEFLLPYNKELSHINNRGLQIYNQQREEMELDNFNLLYVSLTRAVEQLHVITEKKISSKGDENTNFYSGVFINYLKQLNLWNDDELAYSFGDNKRVSERKELKSVAEIHEKFISTPWQEHNVVLLAGASKLWDTSQGEAINFGNLIHEILSKIITKNNINKVVDQFHQQGFMNLEQSKEIKDKIGAVVHHQKLKTYFSEKVIIYNEREIVDVDNQILIPDRLVFNDDNEVVIMDYKTGNPSNEHHQQLLRYEKVLKSMDFKVIKKILIYINQEIDVVEV